From the Lathyrus oleraceus cultivar Zhongwan6 chromosome 4, CAAS_Psat_ZW6_1.0, whole genome shotgun sequence genome, one window contains:
- the LOC127135843 gene encoding uncharacterized protein LOC127135843, translated as MDEEEEKLIEVDLDIKENEVVREEVVAPKPVVKEIVTEPKPVVKLPFPTRNKKKGQHEKNFEKFLELFKKLEINIPLLEALEQMPTYAKFMKDIISKKRGMKIPIKKKDRGVFTVPCTIGDRSFKKALIDLGASVSIMSLSIYKKLGIGVVQDTRMTLRFADHSFKKPYGIVEDVLVKIDKFVFPVDFIILEMP; from the exons ATGGATGAAGAGGAAGAGAAATTGATTGAAGTGGATCTTGAtatcaaagaaaatgaagttgtgAGGGAAGAAGTGGTGGCACCGAAACCAGTAGTGAAAGAGATAGTCACTGAGCCTAAGCCGGTTGTTAAGCTTCCTTTTCCCACCAGAAACAAGAAAAAGGGGcaacatgagaaaaactttgaaaAGTTCCTAGAGTTATTCAAGAAGCTAGAGATTAACATTCCGCTGTTGGAGGCACTTGAACAGATGCCTACTTAcgccaagttcatgaaggacatcaTTTCTAAGAAGCGT ggtatgaagattccaaTAAAGAAGAAAGATCGAGGAGTTTTCACTGTCCCTTGTACTATTGGAGATAGGTCATTCAAAAAAGCTCTTATTGATCTAGGAGCTAGTGTGAGTATCATGTCGTTATCCATTTACAAAAAGCTTGGTATCGGGGTTGTGCAAGATACCAGGATGACACTCCGATTCGCTGATCATTCGTTCAAGAAACCGTATGGTATTGTTGAAGATGTTCTGGtgaaaattgacaagtttgtatTCCCGGTGGATTTCATAATTCTAGAAATGCCGTAA